The Sorghum bicolor cultivar BTx623 chromosome 6, Sorghum_bicolor_NCBIv3, whole genome shotgun sequence genome contains the following window.
GGCCCCAACTCTCGGAGTCTCGGTAGTGGTTTGGGCGGAGTACTGAATAACTACTTGTGTCGACAAAAGGCAATCTCTCGAGCACCCCATGATCGATTGCAAAGCTAAAATTTATCGCCGGTTCTCGTTTCAATGCACTATTTCCAAAATAAATCGgctgacagagcatcaatgaaacgaataatgaaacaaccttcacaatgcatgagtttcactttgacgtttcctaggctgggcaaagcatttaattactacaaaatgattggatcacatgcaagatggtgaaacaatttaatcctcagtggggatttcatcccgtttcaccgcgtggaaAACAACGTCCGCAGAGTTTCACCATGATGAAActatttccttctctctcctcttcgtttcatgcaaaaagtacagttttgctgacatggcgctctaataaatgtgcatgacatcctagtgaaacccccactgagactggcttTATGTAAGGTTGGGTCCATTGGAAATTTGGAGTAAAAAAGAAGTCTGTTAAATATAACTCCGACCTCTCGTTGTTGTCTTCTTTTCTGTTTAAACTTTAAAATTAGACGTCTTATTTCTGAACTCTTGAAACCATTCAATTTTTACATCAACTATCCTGATTTGAAGTGGTTTGTATGTGTTTATGTCATTTTTTAAGTTAAAAATGGATAAATACTTGATAaggtttaaaaaaaaaaaaactagaaggATTCACCGCGCGTTGCCACGAGTATAAAGAAAGAATATAAATAGATTAGAATGTCAATCACTAAGAATCAGAAGCGTGTTGCCATAGAAAATGTTGATGATTTGAAATAAAATTACTTATACAATGAAATCAACAATTATAAGTTAATGTTAGTGGATGTCGTGGCATGCTGATGTGGACAACTAAATACATGTTAGCGGATGACATGTCATGCTAACATGTAGATCATAATTGCAAATGCTAGTTGGTCGTAAATATATCCGATAGTGGACTGATTAGGTGGACAAGTTGCATGTTTAGAGAAATAGCTAGTGGAGTTTAACTTTATAGAGTTTTATAGATGTCTCTatgtttttaaaatattttgaaaaaacTAGAGATAAACCGGCGTTGTGCGCTACCTGTCGTCATGTAAAAAGGCTCGGCGTCTATTTGTCTAAGGACATACATGTAAATTCATGAACCAAAGAGGGTAGAGAGAGAGTACCTCCTCCCACTTTATTTATAAATAGAACCCAAGCGCTAAGGACAAGCGTCTCGCACCTGCAGATTCCAGAACCTTAGTTTTCTTCCCCTTCCACTCACTCTTTTCATGTGTGTGCAACTAGAACTCGAGCAAAACAAGTACTAGAAAAAACTATCTAGAACCCGAGCAAAATAAGTACTAGCGAAAACAAAACAAGGACTAGCGAAAACTATCTAGAACATATTTTAGAAGATGTGTGAGGGACAAGAACCATGATAAAACATGGACTTCAGCAAAAACTATCTAGAGCAAAACGGGGACCAAAACCCGAGCAAAACATATTTTAGAGCTCACTAAAATATGTCTAGTTGCTTTAAAAATAGATTTAgttatagaaaaataaaaaattattcagaaaaatataaaaaaatcttTGAGGGTATGCTTCGACTCGTTCAGTTTATTGCAGATGAAGATGAGATGGTTTGGCAATTTTCCTCTGAGTTTATTCTTCTCAGTCTCTTTACAAGATAATTAACTTTAGAGGTATTGAGCAAGTTCATGTGTCTGCTGTTTGGAGTCTTAAGATTCCACCTAGAGTCCACATGTTTTTGTGATTGCTCATTAACAATAGATCTCTGACCAGAGACAATTTAGCTAAAAGAAGAAAGGTTGAAGATGAAAGTTGTCTGTTTTGTTCTGAGAAATAAACTTGTCagcatctcttttttttattgtgTTGTACCTAGTCATTGCTGGTATCTGTTCTCTGAGATCTTACATTTATCTGTGGGAAATAGCATAGTGGATATCGGAAAATATTGGCTTAGTTCTGAAAGATATGTTGTTGTTAACATGGTTACTACGGCTATTCTTTGGTCAATTTGGAAACTCAGGAATGACTTTTGTTTTCAGAAAATAGGTTGGAAAAGCATGGAAGTGCTTCTTTTCAAGATTTTGGGTACTCTCAAGAGCTGGGCAGTACTGTGTCctggagaaaagaaagaaatccTTTCTGGCTACATGGAGGAGATCAAGGAGATGGCAAGAAGAGTGAGATGGCTCGCAGACTTCCAAAAGAGAGATGTTGGATGAGTCAAGCCACGAGTGATACTGGAGTTGAATCTAGAAGGCCCTGGGATGACCAACTGACCTTGAAGAAGACCTTCAATCCAATCTCTTGGTGGAAGGCCCTGCAAGATTATTTGAGAGAGTTGTAAAAGCTCCTTGGTCTGTGAGAAGAGTAACTTTTGTTGTGCTTGTAGCTAGTAGCTTCTTTTTCGGTTCTTTCTTTAGCTCTGTACCTTGGAGTCTTAAGTGGGTCCTTTTGTTTGGCCAGCTCAAGCTGGACTGGAATTTGGATCTTTCTTCTGCGTTGTAACTGAATTAGGTCTTTTGATATCAATTAAAAGGTCGGGGCAGCTGCCCTAGAactctaaaaaaatataaaaaaatatttagatgCTTAAAAAATATCTTAGAGGCTGTGTGAGGTTTATTCAATTTTGGTGATTAGGTATGGCATGTATGAGAAGGGAACAATGCCTTATttagttgcaattttttttgcaaaatgaacaccgtagaattttcatttgtatttgacaaaatctccaatcatggacaaagtagcgtcaaaagattcgtctcacaaattacagacaaattgtgcaattagttatttttatctaaatttaatactccatgcatgtgccgaaagattcgatatgacgaaaaatttaaaaaaaaattgcaaaatttttgggaagtaaacaaggctgaAGTTCTGGAAAGTCGTGGCTTTAATTGGGGGATAGAGGCTatgtatattttcatataagaaTTCAAGACATGAAGAGGTAGGTGGGATGTATTAGGGATGGGGCATTTATCTAGCGGAAGGAGTCAAAACTCTAAACAGGGAAGAGGATGATCGACATCTAGCAGAGAAAGTTCAAACAGTGAAAGTGAAGGGGTGGTATGATTTTTAGACTCATCTTTTGATTATCACTAAATGATGCAATATTTATTCATATATTGATTACGCTTTCTATTTTTTATTGCAATAAATTTTTAAAGACTTTTATACATTGATTACagtattttgaaaaattttctaAGTATTTTTTATCTATTCATGAGCTCTAAATTTTTTAGTTGAATTTTTGGAATGTTTAAAAGTTAGAGATATTTTCTGTGGTTTAGAAACCTTATCATGCATTTACTGAATTTTTTAATCACTAAAGAAAAAAACTTATTCGAGGTGGCTAGATAGTTCCTGATTATTCTAACTTCGGAAGAAGATCTTCTCACGTAAATTGAGAAAAACCATAAACATCTATCTCACCTATATACAGCAACAGCTCAGCTCTATGAGATGAGCTGCCATAGACCTTTACTTTTGATGTAGGGAAGACAAAGGAGTTCTTTCCTCACGAGACTCGAACTTTGATgataaaatgttaaaaaaaactaaaagaaCTCTGACAATAAAATGTCTAGTTTCAAAATTCAATAGTTTAGGAAGGTATACAATATACTTTTTTCAAGTTGGAATGGGAATCACGGGCCAAAGATCCTGGTCACACAAAAGAGACCCCCTTGCGGGATAACAATATCCACGTGGCCTGTCCAAATTGAGTATTGCGTGCAATCTAGCACTGCTAGTTATCAACTTCTCAACCTCGACTTGTGTGCGCGGAAAGGGtctttagggcactcacaatgcaagagtcCAAAACACTTAattattacatattatttatgatattttgttgaTGTTGCAGGTAATAAATAAATTTAGACTCTATAATAAAGTCTGCATTGTAAGTGCCTTTTACTTGAGTTAATCACCTTGATCCGAAGGTGGGGATCAATGACAGCGCAGCTGTGAGATTAATTGCTGTATGATGGCCGCAAAGCCCCTTGGATAGCTTCACGAGGCCGACAATCTTGAGCACGCAGCAACTGCCCGAAGCACAGCAACTAGCGTCTACCGGTACAAAAGCAAGGAATAAAGCATGTCGATCGCAATGACGACCACACTAGTTTATTCATGGTCCTTCATTTCTTTGCGATCAGATCCTATATAAACACAAATAAATATCATGGAAATGATACGTGCCGAACTCTTGTGAGCTCTTTCCTTATTTTCCTATTCTAATAAAAACCTTCTTTCCATTTCCTCCCGTAAACTAATTAACTCGAAATGATTGTGTGCATAAAGTGTCTGAAATTTTGCCATACCAAAGCTGTCCCTAGAAAGGAAACTAAACGTGCATATAACTACATATATCTCACAAATATAAACTGAGTTTATGACGCGTAAAGGTTTTTTTTAAGAATATACTCCATCTATCCTGAAATATAAAGGATCCAGAGTTCaaattttatatgaaaatataaggAATTCTACTGCTTAACCACCTCTCTATTCTTTTTGCAAGAAATGTTAAACTTGGTCTCAACCAAAACAAACAACCAATAATTGAACTACTCCCGCAATCCTAGTTAGTGAGGGATGAAAGGCCTTGTTTGGCACGGCTCCACTTCACTAATAAAACTGTTTTTGAGGGCTTCAGCTCCATGAATAGCTTTATCAGTGGAgctggagccattttgataaacTGTTTGGCAAAACCGCTCTTTTCTTAAAATGTGCTCTCACAGAACGTCATGTAGGATGAGGTAAAGCCGGAAGAAGCCACTATTTTGGCTTCTTCACACCCTAAAGCTCAGAGCACGTTTTTAGGAGCTTCATTGGTGGAGCCATTCTATTTTATCCCGTTTGGCATAAAACGGCTTCAAACGGCTCCTGAAGCCGCTAGAGAAGTCGTATCAAATGGGGCCGAATGGTCTTTTGTTAGGTTTTTATTTTATCTAAAAACTTCTTTCTAAATGTTTTATATTTCTGGACGGAGAAGTAACGTTTTGCACTCCTTTCGTTGTTACATAAAACATTAACTTTGTCGCAAGTCACATATTAATATCTTTGATCATCTATTTCAAAAAAGATCTTTATAGTTTCACAGGATACGAAtatattatgaaagtatttcTTATAAGAGCAACTTCAAGAGCTTGACTATTTTTATTGTGCACAGGGTATTTCTATATTCCATTTgtcaagaagaaaagaaaagatgatgTTGAGCCTATACTTTTTACTTCCTCAATTCTATATACAATGCATTCTAATAAGAAAATTAAGACAACTTAAAAAAATACTTGAATACCATATTTACTCATGGATTGAACCCAATTGAAAAGCTTCTCATCAAATTATGGCTTCAGTATTAATAAACTTTATTAAATCTAAGTATGGACACAAGTACACAACATAGAATACcttaaaatttagtataaattttaaaagctataatatattttatattttatgacgGAAGTAACTACTGCACGTTGCAATCAAGTACCAAGCTTACGATTGAGATGGAACACAGCCCAATATATACGCAGCAAATTACTGAGAACATACAGATCATATCTGTGCAATGTGCTCACTATTGCACCAACATTCTTTGGACAAAGAACAGGGGAAAGGAACACACTTATTACACTCTACAATAATACAGTCACGCATGCATGCTTCCCCGTTTGGTgctttaggatagatggctggTTAATTACACGCATGCATGGCAGCCAAATCACAAAAGCCACGCACTTCGACCAACTTGCTCGTTCAACCCAGCTGCTTGCAAGAGAAGAGTGCCGAGCAAACCTCGTGGAAGGCCTGGAGGATGGCGGCGCGGTGCTCGCGCGCGTTCACCGAGACGTAGCAGTTGAGCAGCGCCCGCAGCTCCGCGGGCTCGGCCATCCGCTTCGCCGCGATCACCTCGGCGATGGACCGCCGGAACTCCTCCCGCGGGTCGTGCGTCCTCCGGTCCTCCGCGAGCAGCACGACGCATGTCCGCCTGGTGGCCGCCGCCTGCTCCCGGACGACGCTCTTCTCgtagcagcagccgccgccgccgccgtgggccCACGCCCGCGGGAGGCCGCGGCGCCGATGCCGCTCGGCGGAGAGCTCATCCGGCTGGCGGCGCGCAGCCGGCGGCCGACCGCCGGTCTCGGCGGCTGCGGCGTCGATCATGGACTGCAGCCGCGCCTGGACCATCCCGTGCGCGAGCCTGGACAGGCCGCGCGgctgcgccggcggcggcagggGAAGCGGCTCCGGCGCCGCGTCGGCGGACGAGCacgacgccgacgacgacgacacgcTGAGCCGGGACGCGCCGCAGCACAGCGCGCGGCACTTGCCGCCACCCTTGCTGTGCCGCGTCGTCGTCCCCCCCGCCACGGCGTGGCACTTGCCGCCTCCGCCGACCTTATTGTGCTCCTGCTTGCTCCGGCCAGAGAAAAGCTGCATGGCTGATCGATCTCGCGCCGCCGCCCCTGCTGGTCAGGCTCGGCTCCTGCTACGGCACGCGAGTGTGAGACTGGGAGAGGGACGGTGGCGGCACGCAACTGATGGCAAGGTGATGCAGAGCAGCTCGCGTGGGGGGTGGTGCACTAGAAGAGGACAGTGCGCCATTGTAAAGCGATCAAAGGCGGGCGGGCGCCGCCTTTTTGGTTCTCTGATTGATCAAATTTTCAAGTCGTGGGAAGGGAAAGAGATGATGGTAGGAATGGCTACGTAGCTCGCTTTAGGATGTAGCCGGATCATGCTGTCCCCCTTGGTAGCAGCAACTTGGCATCTCCAGTATGCGGTCATCGCCTTTGATGCCCAATTCTCAATTCGGATTAGCTAGCTTGTCAAGTTAAAAACGTGATTGGGTGCATATTAAAAAAAACCCTAGCTAGGCGTCAATCATGTATCGTAGTCGCCATTGCTTAGTGCCAACACATCATAATTACGGCGACACGCGGTTGGGTTCTTTTAATCGGATGAGTTCAGAGCTGAGCTTTTCGGTGAAGAGAGGATTTAGTGCTGGATTGCATCCAACCAACCTACAATACAACCATGTTTACAGGACTGGATGATAATCTGTTATTAGGCGCTTATTAGCAGCTCAAATGCCGACCTCCAAAGTGCTTAACCCTGCATCAGAATTCAGGAAATCTTTCAAATCTGCCCAACAAATTTCTGGTCTTGCTGACAATGGTAGCTAGTTCGCTCAACTCTGCAACACTAGTttccttaaaaaaaaaaaaaaaaaaactctgaaCACTAGCAAAGTGTCCAAGAGAAAAATAAGGTTCACCAAATCAATCCCAAAAGGGGAGACAAAGAAGCCTAAAGAATCAAAAAGCAAGGACAGGATTCCAGCTGGTGTAGTGGCCGTCATGTGGCTATCATCCATGGTCAGAAAGCTCTCGTGTCCCCTTTTCTTATCGTGTTCTTAGCATTTCTTTTCCTGTTTCCTTTTTTGGCAAGTTAGTTGGTTGTGTGTCGCCAACCATGCAAAATCAAAATGTACTGCCTTTGCGCCCAAATATTTGCTCGCTTTTCAAAATTCTACTTCCTCCGTTTCAAAATGTAGGTTGTTTTAGTTTATTCTAAGTCAAACTTCTGTAGTTTTAATTAcatttataaaactatataaaCATCTAAAATATCAAATAAATGCACCGATAAGACATGGGATATGGTGATTAATGAAATTATTAGTTTAATATTACATATGTTGGAGCATTTTCTATAAACTAAAAGAGTTTGATTTAACAAAACTAAAGTGATATACATTTTGAAACGAATGGACTATCCAAAATCATATATGTGTTTCATGCTAGAAAGTATTCACGTGGGAAGTAGACGCACGAACGATAGCTCATGCCTATAAACCATAGGCACCCTGAGGAGGGGCGGGCCCAGACCTAGGGCCAGTAGGGCCATTGCCCTAGTTGTGGCTTAGAAATTTTAGAAGCAACTCTTTTCCTCCCTCCTCTAGTCCTCTTGCTCGGCGTCGGTGGCCCGACCTGTAGAGTAGTaggcaggggcagggcgccagtGCACCACCGTCATAGGGCGGTAGGGATTGAGGGCAGGTATTGCGCAAAGGTAAAATGTTATGGGAAGCAAAAAGGATGGTAAGGCTCCGTTTGGATTGAGGGAATTCCAAAGGAAATTTATAAGAATATACAGGATGGAGGAAAGGGACTCAATGTATGCGTTTGGAACACAGGAAGAGCAAATTCCTTTCCTTTGGAATATTGTAGGTAGATACTCATTTCACACGAATCCAAACATCCACTACGATCTCTGgttttcttttcctttgtttGATGCCCGAGATGGTGCATACAAATAAAGAGATAGACCTGTAGAGGTTAATGATTAAAAATGGGGAGTGAGTACAGAGAGCCGAAAGCAGGAGTCGAGTAGAATAGTGCAAAGTGCTAGTGCATGACTTTTTACTATAGAGTGAGTAGATAAGGACCATGggtagaaaaatatttaaataaaaatactTAATATTACCTTTTATGTTGGTTTCCTTTGATATTCATAGACTAATTTAATTATGCATATTTACAGTCTCCTTTCGATTCTAATTCCTAAGTTCCAAACAGCTGCTCCTTCAACTTTCATTTGTTTTTCGTTCCACTGTTTTACATCCTCATTCCTTTCATGTTCCTATGTTTTCTATCTCCTATGTTTATTGTTCCTAAGTTCCAAACACGCCTTGTATATCTTTTAGGCTGTCTTCGGAACAAAGGAAAAATGGAGAAAGTTTGGAGCAAAGGATTTAGTTCGTAGGAATCCTATGACATTCCTATGGAACGGTTTGTTTCATAGGAATTATGGAGAAATTTTACCAAGAAGTTGAACCTCATGGAAAATTTTCTttgtatctctctctctctctctctctctctcatcgaATTCCTGTGTTTTTTCCTGCAACTCCATCCAAACGTTTAATCTTGCAATTTTGTGTGTTTTCTCAATCCATGAGATTTAAGATGTCACTATTCCTATGTTTTTCACATTCATGTGTTTCTAGAATCCTGCGTTCCAAAGAGGCTTAATCTATTTCATGTTTAGTAACTAAGTGAGGGGGTGGGGTTGTAACTAGGTTTGAGCCCTCTTTCTTTTactttaagtgcatattttcttttaaaaaccTTGAGCCTTATATCTTCAGTGTACTACACACATGTCCTCACATGCTGTGGATCTGTGTGGATTTTTCTAAGTGCGAATGGACAAACTCAAGCTATGTTTAGACCTTAGACGCACCTCCTAGTTAATAGTTAGCTGCTCGAGTGCTCGGTTGGATCTAAACGGACACAGCTAACTGTTGACTCACTACTACGTAAATGATTTTTAGAACCACATCTAAGAACTGATTCTAAAAGTAGTTTTTGAGCCGAGATCTGCGCCACTAGAAATCGATTTTTAAGAAATGTCTAGCTACATGTAGAAATTCCCTATATTTTTAAAAGGCTACTGGAAAGTCCAACCACCTTTAATTAAAATGGAATTTCTAGAGGAGACGCTAGAAACGGCTAGAATTCCACCTATCTCGAGAAATAGATTTCTTGATAGGTCAGCAATTTGACCCGCCTCTAAAATTAGGTGCAGTACAGTAAAATTTATAACTTTTTTCAAATCAAATTGGATGAAGAAAAAATCTATATCAAAATCATAGTACTCGAAAATATCATTTAGAGCCCAAATATTTTGTTTTAAATGAACAAATTTTCAAAGTTCATATTTCCTAGAGTTTATCAAATAACGTCAGATAGACAAATGACCTACACCAAAATTGTAGTACTCCAAAAGATATAACTTTTTAGtttaaactttttgaatttaaaTTCATTTAGGGAATCAAATATGCATTATAACATTTTGTAAAGTAATACAAAAGAATCAAATAAGTGACTCATAAGGAAGCAATGTACTCTCTTTGTCCCAAAATAGATGTCAAACATTTTTAACTTTGATCAAATATATCTAAAagattattaatatttataatacataattatatTATTAGATAGATtgttgaatatattttcataataaacttatttggataTATAAATGTTGCATGTATTTTCTACAAAATTAGTCAAAGTTAAGAAAAATTGATCTGCGCATATCTCATAGCGACATCTATTTTCccatatttattttgggacagatGGAGTAGGAGGCTAGTGGTCTTTAGTTTAATCCCCCATGGCCGCACGTGTACAAAAATCGCATGACTTGTGAAACATAGCTTAGGAGGTTGGCAAGTGTGCTTCTCCTGAGATTAATACTTTATTTTGCTATTTTTCCCCCGAGTTGTAATTCTTTAAAACATTTTCTAGACACGGTTGAATACCAGTCTCTAAAAATCATTGAATTCTAGAGACACATTTCTGGGGCCAAGCAGCTGCCTAGACAAATAACCACCCCTAAAAAAATTTCGTAGTAGTGATTGAGACCCTAGCTAACAACTATCGCAACTCAGCTAATAAATTGTAAAAAGACAATTTTGACATCCACGTACGCTACCAATAACAAATAGAAAATAAAGAGCATTATAGACAAAGCAGCAAATTATGAGCCCAAATAGTACCAACCAACTACAGCTATCTCAAAATAGATCATTTCATAGAAGTGCCATAAGTCAAACTATCTCAAGTTTTATCAACATTATAAAAAAGAGTAATAGCATCTATGACACTAGGTAATTATATTATAAACTTTATTTTATTATGCATCTAATAATACTGATTTAAAGTTTTAAATATTCATGtttttataaatttggttaaacttaaaaTAGTTTGGCTTAGAACAATTCTAAAAAATACATGTCAATGAATTCAAATAGGACCTCAGAAACATATGCACATAAGTACATggtacaaaaagaaaaaaaaactttatttTAAATTACAAGACATTTTAGCTTTTTAGATATATAaattttgctatgcacttatTTTTGCAAAGGGAAGGGACTTAAATTAAATCTTATCACTGTACATCCCTAAATTACACATGAAAACatctaaaataaaaatacataaTATTCTATCTAGATTCTTCGGTCATCTTCTTCCTCAATGACTTCTCTCGAACACCAAAGCCAATCATTATGCTGAATCCAATGATCAGCCCCAAAACAATAGATATGCCGCAAGATCCATTAAATCGCTGAAAGAATATTGGCAGCTGCATCGTTGGGTATGACATAGGATGTACATTCATCACCTCTATATCTTGAAATCCTCTCTGTTGccattagagcaactccagtcCAAGTCCTCAAATTAGGTCTCTAAAACTCTATTTGTAGACTGGACTAAAAAAATAAGAACCCAGAATTGCATCCAACTCCAGTCCAACACCCTATCCTCCGCTCGCACCCTATCCTCTGTTGGGGGACGCGACGAACCCTCGCTGTCGGCGAGGCCGCAGCAGCAGGGGAACGCGGACACCCCGCCTGTCCTCACACCGTTGCTGGGGTCGCCAGACGGCGGCGTGCGGCCGTCGACGCTGGCCAACCGGTGCTTCGCCATGGTGTTCATGGTCTTCGTCCCGATGTACTTGTCCGCCAGCCCCTCCCGGTTGCCGCCGTCGCCAATGGTGACGTACACGGGCGTGCAGGGGTCCTCCTTGCCGGCGTAGACGCGCTTGAACCTCTCGTACGCGTGGACGTGTCCGGCGAACACGGCGTCGACACGGGCGCCGTACAGGAGCACCTCCATGGTGTCCCGCATGTTGTCGCCTTCCCCCTGGTGCGCCTCGTTGCTGTTGTACCACGGCGCGTGCACGAGCGCGAGCACAAACGCCGGCGGcctgccgccgcggcggcggcggtcgagCGCCGCGAGGTCGGCGCGGAACCACCGGAGCTGCGCGCTTCCGGCGCCGTAGTCGGTGTAGGAGCCGAGCATGACGGCGCGCACGGCGCCGCCAGCGACGTCGAAGGAGTAGTAGAGGTTGTcgcccgcggcggcgcggcACCGGCGCCGGGGGAGACGGAGACGTCGTACGCCATGCGGTGGCGCGGagccgggcggcggcggcggcgcggttcCGCCGTGCGCTCCCGCGTGCCGGCCGGGGTGGGGAGGGGGAAAAGTGGGGTGGGTCCCACGGGTAGAGGGCTGGTAGATCTAGGGGGGCTCAAACTAAAATTTGGGGGACTTGTAAAATAAGAGCTTAAGTATGGACTCcattggagttgatttttttgTTAAAACCCCTAAAATTTAGAGTAGGGATTCAAGTAGGACCTGGTCGGAGTTGCTCTTAACGATGAGATCGATGGCCTAGAGTAAACTGTCCTCGTAGGGGCTCCCAAAAGCAACGCTTCCCTTGTAGATAAAGGCCACCAATTGGTCGTCTACCGATGAAATCGACGCCTGCAATGGAGATCTTGTCGTGGCAATTACCGAAGTCATCGCAGGAAACACGATCCTTTTCAGAAATCATCTAATTTCACCGAAAAATTATTTGAACTAAACCCTAAGCAACTAGATATGAAAATTATGGAGAAAAAAGATGGATCCCCTCCCCTTATCCTCAGCAGATGCACCAaagaggaagaaggagacagGCCCTGCGGCGGCGAAAGCGAGCGACTTGGTGGCGGCGGTGTGTAACCTTGGCCTGTTTAAGCTTAAGTTGTGGAAGACGCGTCTAAACGCTTAGACTTAATTTCGCTATACACTTAGATATACAATATACCTaaatattataaaaaaatatctaTAAAAGCTAAAAACATCTCGCGGCTctgaacagagggagtacttcGCAGCAACTATGGTCGTACTGCTACAACTTTGATGCTTCATACTTTCAGAACTCGATGACCACTGCAGACTCTTTCCGGCGCTTACTAGCTGTAACGGTAAGTAGCTAGCTAGGTAGAATCGACCTCGCTGTCACTCTTCCAAATACACAACCGAATTCCATTTTTGCAATTCAAGTGACAATGCGGGGAGCTAGGGACAGGTGAACGTGGATGTAAGTATCTCACTGCTCAATGCATACCTGCGTCATGTTTACACCCAGGCGAATGGCTTTGGACGCATTGCAAATTTTGGGACCAGCAGCCATGTGCTGACAGGCCTCTCTCGCGTGTGAGTTTCGCGTGAATTGTGATGTGCCCTGCATGATATTGCTACTGGAACTGCACCGAACAGCATGGTACTCCATGTTCCCATGCTGAAAATAATCGAAACAGAGAACAGTCAAGATGATGTTAGTCTCATGCATGATCGATTCAGCAAATGAACTCAGATGAGAAAAGTTAGTAACGGAAGAAGAA
Protein-coding sequences here:
- the LOC8073379 gene encoding probable transcription repressor OFP9, with translation MQLFSGRSKQEHNKVGGGGKCHAVAGGTTTRHSKGGGKCRALCCGASRLSVSSSSASCSSADAAPEPLPLPPPAQPRGLSRLAHGMVQARLQSMIDAAAAETGGRPPAARRQPDELSAERHRRRGLPRAWAHGGGGGCCYEKSVVREQAAATRRTCVVLLAEDRRTHDPREEFRRSIAEVIAAKRMAEPAELRALLNCYVSVNAREHRAAILQAFHEVCSALFSCKQLG
- the LOC8057431 gene encoding purple acid phosphatase 22, with protein sequence MSGSTASTGAFSSTNLYYSFDVAGGAVRAVMLGSYTDYGAGSAQLRWFRADLAALDRRRRGGRPPAFVLALVHAPWYNSNEAHQGEGDNMRDTMEVLLYGARVDAVFAGHVHAYERFKRVYAGKEDPCTPVYVTIGDGGNREGLADKYIGTKTMNTMAKHRLASVDGRTPPSGDPSNGVRTGGVSAFPCCCGLADSEGSSRPPTEDRVRAEDRVLDWSWMQFWVLIFLVQSTNRVLET